TCAGCTAGAGCAAGTGAAGTATCATGAACTCCTCAGGCAGACTGtgcacacacttcctctctcaAGCTGGGAGGACATTCAACTGGTGTCACTTTAGGCTCTGGTTATTGTGATGGACATTTCTCACTATTCTGTGTTTGCTGTTGGCAGATGCTCCCACTTCTGGTCCTTAAAAGCTCCTGAATTATCCATTTTCCTCAACACTGCCCATACACAGTTAGCTCTTTATTGTCTATACAACACTCGATGGAGGTAATGAGGTGTCGGTAAAGAAGGGAAATATGAAAATTTACAGCAGTGCAACTCTCCAGGACTAGAAGTGGGCACCATGAATGGAACATTTTGCTTTACTTCTCTAATATATGTTGCTGAAAAGTAGCTTGATAGAAAGATAGATGTTATTACAATATGATTTCATTATTAATATGTATCAATATAAAAGAGGGTTCACACTCTGACTGGAAGTTTTAATCTTAGAGGCCTTTATAAGAGGGTCAATTCAATATTTAAGTTCCACACCATGTCCAATTGTGTTTAATGGTTTAAAGTGAGGATCCTCATTATGTTCACTGCACTCTTTCacatttcagaaataaagttccataataatgtttttcaatCTTTTTCAAGCACAGACCTACAGAAATAGTGGAAGTGACAAAACTGGATTATAAATcacattgaaaaaaatctcACTCCTGTTTAACCTCTTAACTTCACCCATGATGTGCAGATTGGCAGCATGTCTCTGGACCCTCCCCCCAACGCCCAGACCTTAATCCCTGCTAATCTCTGTATCCACTGAGAGCCGACAGTCATGTCTGCACCGAAGGAGAATTTAATGTCTCTTGGAAATCTGACCGACACTGACAGAAACACTTTCACTACACAAAGACAGCACAGTCTAAAGCACAGGTAAGATTCATGGATGCTGCAATGGAGTTAAAGAATGGTAATCAGGTTTCTTGTCTTCAATATAAATTCAGCAAACACAGTAAATATCCTCTGACAATATTATCATAACAAAGTTTGACTGCTGCAGTCATCTGTACCGTGTTGCCTCTGGAAAGTTTGTTGAAAATTGAGAGTTCAgtgtaaggtgtgtgtgtgtgtgtgtgtgtgtttacttgtaCATATATCATTGTGTGGATCATTTGGAGCCTAGACCTTacagagtgaagacattttggtcggtcctcactttctgacccaaTGTCAATggactgtttgagggttaagactgtATTTTAACGCTAGGATTACAGTAAGCTTTATAGTTTTGGGGGTCAATGTTAGGGTTGGCGTAGAGAATTCATTACATTAATGAGtttcctcactaagatagaagtgtgtgtatgtgtatgtgtgtgtgtgtgtgacactgtcCTTTTATGCAATGTCTGTTTCTCTTACCGTCTTCACAGGCCAATGCTGTTGCAAGCTGACTTTTCAACTCCTCAGAGTCGTCAGCATCTGTAAGTGCACAGAGGAAACAAGCAAGGTGTTTGTGCATCATACGTAATTGTTTGTctgacttgtgtgtttcatgcaGCAGGGTGATGCATCTGCAGAGGCGCTGgcaggagctgaaggagagagagtgttCAGCCCAGCAACACAACAGGCAGCttctgcagcagtttgacagAGCACAGGATGCACTGAGAGAGCTACTGGCCCGAAACTCTGCCATGAAGACTGTCCgggtcagacagacagacagacacagacagacagacagacagtgtagCTCAGGAATACAAGCCTGGCACCTATACTGATTGTGACAAACAGTTGTACTTTATTCCTGCCTTAAAAAATCACATATGCTCAACTTtcatcttgacctttgacccttgtAGATGGAGTATGAGAAATACCTGGAGGAGAGCGCCCCCCACTGGCAGCAGCAACTCAAGGAGAAAACTGCTCAAAGGAAGGTCTGAACAATTATCAATATACAGCCTTTAATTTTCAAAGCAAATTGATTCAGCAAGCCGTTCATAAGTTAATGAAACTGGATCCTTGTTTCTTTGACAGAGGATGGAGGAATATTTGAGATCATGCCTGAAGAATTCAGAGGAAGAACAAATGAGAAAATCCTCTGCTGAGCAACTTTTACAAGGTTTGTTCTCTTCCTCACTCACTTTAAGAAAGTATATTCTCACATGTATCATATTTCTTTTAGGGAAATACAGATATTTCATCATTTACTTGACTCCTATGAATCATTTTTACAGCCATGCTGTCCTATCTTGTTAAGATGTTTTACTCTTAGCATCACAACAGGTTCATTTCCACGCACAGTCACATTTAGCATGTATTTCTATTTGCAGGATTAAAGCCACAGAAATGTTCGGCCCTTCAAGAGAACAAACAAAGCAGCCGCTCAGACAACAACCAGGAAGTCTGCACTCATCTGCCCTGTCAGTCTTCCTGGCTCACCCACACTCAACCCCAGTCAGCTAGGTTTCCAACCAGCATGCCCCATCAACCCCAAGGTTCCTCTCTTgttccttcatctctcctccttcctccctccatccttcctcaCTCCCACCAATTCCAGCACCTCACCCCCACGCTCGCTCATCATCCCCTGTGGCCCAGGCAGGATCAACCAGACTGGGCTTCCCCTCAGTGCGACAACCCCTGGACTACAGGTGCTGCCAGGTTCCCCTCAGCTTTTGAGGCTCTGTGGGGTCAGCTGCACATGGATGAACCTCCACACGAGAGGTTGGTGGAGGCTGAGACAAGAAGAGCACCAGGAGAGATGGGTGGTGAAAAAAGGAGCAGTCACTGCCCCCAGGAGCTGGACATCAATCCAGGTGGGAAAAGGAAACAAGCATTTATTTCATAAAATGATGTGTACATACAATACATGTAGTGTTGTCTTTCTTCTAAATGTAACTGTCCCTTGTGTGTATCCAGTTCGTCTGTCCAGTGGCCAGGCAGAGAGCAGCGAGAGTGGCAGAGACTCCGGTCAGTcgagcagagagaagtggaagaagagggagaagagaggaaaaacaaagcgTATGTCCTCAGACAGAGAAAGCTGCAGCTCTCAGGAGTAAGTAAATCTACACTGATCAGCCATaactgtctttttctttgtgtatcTTCATTTTATGATCTTTCTATATTTTGATTGTTCTTTTAATTCcattgcttttctttctgttgagCACTTTGTAACTAAGTAAGCTGTTCTTTAAACagttgtttattattgttgtttctgttaataataataataatgatcccCATTTCTGATTTTATGTTCCGAATCATTATTCTGCCTATTATTTGTTCTCACCTTTGTTGTATGTTGCACAATAAAGTTAATTACATCTTTGCTCTAACATAATATATGTATGTGCAGGGGTGAAGTCTTTATAACAAAATAGTAAGTTGTTTATTCCTGTTTCAAGCTCATCTCAGACTCAGACTTCCAGTGCAATTGTCATTGCTAGAGTCACAGTGGTCCAAAGCTCCGAGAGCGATGCCTCGTCAGGGAAACGCAGGACAAGCGGAGGTGAGAGGACAAAGAGGAGTGGGGGACTCGCTGTGGGATCACCACAAATCGAGAAGATGGGGAATGACACGACCAAGAGTGAAGGAGACTCTGAGAGTCACAAAGAGCAGAGTCACTCCACTGGAGAGGAGTCAGGGAGTCAGAGTGCAGACTCCAGGAGCGAAGATACAGAGAATCTAAGTCCTGTTGAGAaatcagacagagaggaggaaccAGAGAGTGATAGTGTGAAGATTGAAAATGgagatgcagaaaaagaaatgcaagaGAGCAACAGTGGTGCTGAACAAGACAGTGAAGAAGAGAcggatgaggaagaagaggaacatAAGAACGATCTTGGTGATGGGGGGGAAAAGAgtcagagagatgaagagaaagacgTGAGACATGTGGATGACGACGATGAGGATTCTGGCAGGAAGAAcacaacagaggaagaggagacaggagcAGATGATGAGTTGGAAGATCAGGGAGACGATGAAGAAAGGTTTAATGATGAAGATGgggagaagagaaaacaggGTTCTGCCTCCTCTCagggtgaagaggaggatgaaagagTTGACAACAAGGTATGGGAAGGTGAAGAGGGgtctgatgaagaggaggaaggagaggaggaagaggagcagaggagtgacgaagcaggagaggaggaaagcgATTCTGATGACAGTATCATCTCACCACAAGAAAACAGGTAAAATAAAGGAAGTCAATGATTTTCTTTGTAAATGACTGAACCTgactaaattaaatattattattattattgctattttCAGACTGAAGAAGATTCACATAATTCCagaggaagcagctgaagaCGACGACAATGATAAGTCAGGGAGTAAAACAGGATCCTCAGACGGGGATGAGTTCAGTGAGGACGATATCGAGAATCTCCTCGCACCTCaagaacaaacaaagaaaatgtgagtCCAGTTTTTAGGTCTGTGATGGTGAAGAcacatcagaaaatgtttctcATATCTTTTTATGATCATATTTTCAGAGGCAAGGACCCGAAAGATGATGACAAGACTAAAGGTAAAGTATCAGTTATAACCCATCACAATGACAGGATGAGATGAAGATTAAAATAAGATGTTCAATTTCTTTTCCAGCAACTTGTGACTACGTGGAGATTTTTCAAGTGGACAATTCAACAAAAACGGACCAACAAAGTGATTCTGATGAGTTTGATCACTTTTACgactaaatgtgttttaaatgcatCTATCAATCCATCATCTATATTCCTTATCATGGAAGAGTCACAAGGGGGcaggctggagccaatcccagctgatacCGGGTGTGAGGCAGGCTCCCCCCGTTCAGAGACACTCACACCTACTGGGGTTAATTAACCcagtggcagatctaggatttttctaaatcaaggGGAGTAAAGGGGCCACGATTAACGAAGAGGATCCAATTATAAGTCTAAGAGCCATTTACAATTCCTGAATCTGTAGCACATTCAAGTCATTACTTGTtaactgttagctctatagctttaaACAAAGCTACATATCATTAAATACATGCtgaaaattgttccttgttcaagcacattgtgtactttaaaaaatgctaagaaaataaaacattcttaacaaattgtcatatcTATTGTTAATACTTTTAATAAGTAACTAGTCCTCTTTAATACTGACAGGGCAGAGGCACGTCATGGGTCAATTAGATTTCAGATGGGACCAGTGCCCCCCCTGGGCTGCACCTAATTTAACCTAACCCCAGTTCTTTATGAGAAAGAAGGCAAAACTACTGGATCTTATGttgcattaaacatttaaaaatgttgcataattaacatttaaaataaaaaaaaatggatcaCCTGGAATAACACCGATATTTTACATTGCATTATCTAGTAGTTTCTAGATTTATTTCTCCTCTGAACAGAACCACAGATATAAAGCTTTAGAACAGGAAAGGAGAAAGGActgtgaaacaaaaaacatttacttaCACAAACCACAGGTGAACAATAACACTCTCAGGGAGAAGAAAGTACATAATTAACTTCCAATGTTGACAATAATTTATTGGTGTTTATTTCTGCTGTAGCAGAGAGACTGAACCCACCTTTCCTCCAAAGAACGTACACACCCTCAACATGTTGGTCGTATGGAACTGACTAAACTGTGTGAGGTGGTTTCAAAAGTTCCAAGAGTTGATTGTTTGTGTGACGGTGAGAATGAAAAGTCTGATCTCTTGTTAGATTTTCACCACCTGAGCAGTTAAACAGGGGCTCGCTCTTTTCCCATCCTCTGACGTGGCGTGCTGAATCAGCAGCCTGCCGTAGGTCCCGCCCACTTGGCCTTTTGTTAGCCGTCCAGGATTGACACAGACGCAGCCAACCACATCCTGAGGACATGAGAATACAAGGTTTTAAAAAGGCTCATTAAGATTCTGACAGAATTatatacagaataaacaatgcagaaaatatgtgcatttgtttgcatttgactaaatatatgtaaaaaaaaaaagttcaagttcTGTATGTTGGGCTGCATTGTTTCCTTTTATctataattatttaaaataaagtgtatGGTTAAACTTTgataatatatttacatgtcaATTGACCAatcttttcttctgttatttAGTTTCACATTCACTCTGACAATGTTGGTTTAGTCCTTAGTTACACTTCCTGTGAATGTGGATGACATGTGCATGTAATGGAGGGAGGTTTGCACCTTTACAAAGTAGCGCAGCTCAGAGGGAATGATAAGAACGTCGGGGGTGAGCGGCATCTGACCGAAGCTCTGGAACTTCTCATAGTCCATGTTGACCTCCTCCACAGGTGGATACAGCGGGTAGTAACTTCACGttaacacagaaacagagcGGGGGCGTTAATGTTTGGAGTcatcagaaacagaaaagaacaagagTCCTCGGGATTCCTACCTCCTCTGTGTCAGAATGTGTTTCAGTATGCGGGAAAATCTGTCTGATCCGGTGCCACTGCAACACAAACCAAAGTAACttttaacataaaaatacagagtGGTGATAAATATGAACACATTTATCACTGCAAAGCAACACAGCATTTGTTCATTTGAATTATGTGAAACTTTCCTAAGTCGCATCAGTAACTGAGCTCCACAGCAGGATGAGGCTATGTGAAAATTTAAAATTCTGTTTCGTTATGAATTCTTCCTCACCAGCTGATCTCCTCTGCGCCCATGTGGAACAGGATGTCAGTGGATGTCAAGCCAAAGGTCACACCGTCGATCAGGAGGGTGCAGGGGTCAGGGACCAGGGTGACACGCTGCGGAgtataaagaaaaacatacGGATCATGATTTGTGACCAAGCACTTACCAATGACTAGGCTCAAGTCATAAAGACAAGCAGTTAGTTTAGTCTGCATACAGAACACCACCgtgaggtctgtgtgtgtgtgtgtgagagagagagacctgagCCTGGTCCTTGCTGAGGTTTGGCAGAGTGAAGGGAGGCTGTGGGTAGATGAAATGATGGTGGATGTCTCTCTGTGAGGGCACGAACACCAGATGACAGCCAACACTAGATAAAAgcatagtaaaaaaaaacaaaggtttcTGATAAGGACACCGTACATAAATACCATGAGGAGAAATGTGGCTTCTCAGAAGATTCAGAAGTGGAATCAGAGTCCGATGTGAGATTTACCTTTTGGTCCCATCCACAATGCTTTCAATACATCTTAAGAAAATGGCCTCAAACGTCTCAGTCACCTGAGCTTTCTGTTTAAGAAACATCATGACATAACAAATGAACCCTTGAGCCAGAAACTCAAAATAAGAAGAGTGATTTAAAATGCTAGATTTATAGTGCATGTGTCAgtcaaacaatttttttttaaatcacaaaatatgaGTTCAAAGATCAGCTCTTCTGGGAAACAATGGATTTTGTTCACTGATAAACTGACCTCGatttgttcatgtttggaatcCAGAAATGGGCCAAGCTGGAGAAACAAAGGGAGAATTAGGAAACACACATAACAGAGGCATTAGAGGATTATACGACAGTGACTGAGTCATTGCATTACCAGAAATTTGGTACCACAGAATAATAAACAATTCTTGATTCCAAATCTGATACTCTTCAGGGGCTGGTGCAAACACGCACACAGTTAAAGTTTATAAATCTTATCCATGATGATCTGCGTTACACACAAAATATCTCCATACACCAGTCTCTGGGTTTTTTCCCATGTGTGGAGATGTTGACGCAGATAAACTTGCAGCCGCCATTACAAGTGTtataatttcttcttctcttcaagtttgatataataatgaataacaAGCTACACAAGGAGAATGTTTGTTGAAGAACTGaagattattattcattaaGAAAAGGTTATGATACCAGCAGGCAGACATCAGGACGATCTCTGACGATGATACTGATCAGATCCAGcagagggtcaaaggtcagagagcCAGATGGTGTGTATGGTCCACAAGCCACAAGGACATTCATCGGTTCTGCAAATGCATGAAAAGACGAGGGACTTGGTTGATGTGATAAGAGATAAAACTATGGCACCCCTTTCATGCAGTCAGTTCTTCTCTGCATGaacatgtttgtttaatctCTAGAGAACATCGAGTTCTCAAAACAATTCAGTACGAGCACAGTGCGAGGCAAGCAGTGTTCCTTACCTTCATACATCTCCATTTTCATCTCAGGGGTGTAGAAAGGAAGAGGGACGCCctaaaagttaaaatatataaacagacTTAAAGAAGCacttcattttgattttaaaactaATCTTAAAGTAAATGTGGCTTTAAAATGTgtcgtctttgtctctgttaaCGTGTCAGCCCTTGTTGTTGACTTGTAACTGACCTCATACAGTTTGGAAGCCAtcagtttttttcctgttgtgttcATCCcctccatcatcaccacctgcgAAACGAGGGCAGACAAGGATGAATCTGCTGAATGCGTCCTTCACAGTAGTTTCAGATACTAC
This window of the Paralichthys olivaceus isolate ysfri-2021 chromosome 9, ASM2471397v2, whole genome shotgun sequence genome carries:
- the LOC138411367 gene encoding serine-aspartate repeat-containing protein F isoform X1 produces the protein MSAPKENLMSLGNLTDTDRNTFTTQRQHSLKHRPMLLQADFSTPQSRQHLRVMHLQRRWQELKERECSAQQHNRQLLQQFDRAQDALRELLARNSAMKTVRMEYEKYLEESAPHWQQQLKEKTAQRKRMEEYLRSCLKNSEEEQMRKSSAEQLLQGLKPQKCSALQENKQSSRSDNNQEVCTHLPCQSSWLTHTQPQSARFPTSMPHQPQGSSLVPSSLLLPPSILPHSHQFQHLTPTLAHHPLWPRQDQPDWASPQCDNPWTTGAARFPSAFEALWGQLHMDEPPHERLVEAETRRAPGEMGGEKRSSHCPQELDINPVRLSSGQAESSESGRDSGQSSREKWKKREKRGKTKRMSSDRESCSSQDSSQTQTSSAIVIARVTVVQSSESDASSGKRRTSGGERTKRSGGLAVGSPQIEKMGNDTTKSEGDSESHKEQSHSTGEESGSQSADSRSEDTENLSPVEKSDREEEPESDSVKIENGDAEKEMQESNSGAEQDSEEETDEEEEEHKNDLGDGGEKSQRDEEKDVRHVDDDDEDSGRKNTTEEEETGADDELEDQGDDEERFNDEDGEKRKQGSASSQGEEEDERVDNKVWEGEEGSDEEEEGEEEEEQRSDEAGEEESDSDDSIISPQENRLKKIHIIPEEAAEDDDNDKSGSKTGSSDGDEFSEDDIENLLAPQEQTKKIGKDPKDDDKTKATCDYVEIFQVDNSTKTDQQSDSDEFDHFYD
- the LOC138411367 gene encoding protein starmaker isoform X2; the protein is MSAPKENLMSLGNLTDTDRNTFTTQRQHSLKHRPMLLQADFSTPQSRQHLRVMHLQRRWQELKERECSAQQHNRQLLQQFDRAQDALRELLARNSAMKTVRMEYEKYLEESAPHWQQQLKEKTAQRKRMEEYLRSCLKNSEEEQMRKSSAEQLLQGLKPQKCSALQENKQSSRSDNNQEVCTHLPCQSSWLTHTQPQSARFPTSMPHQPQGSSLVPSSLLLPPSILPHSHQFQHLTPTLAHHPLWPRQDQPDWASPQCDNPWTTGAARFPSAFEALWGQLHMDEPPHERLVEAETRRAPGEMGGEKRSSHCPQELDINPVRLSSGQAESSESGRDSGQSSREKWKKREKRGKTKRMSSDRESCSSQEVTVVQSSESDASSGKRRTSGGERTKRSGGLAVGSPQIEKMGNDTTKSEGDSESHKEQSHSTGEESGSQSADSRSEDTENLSPVEKSDREEEPESDSVKIENGDAEKEMQESNSGAEQDSEEETDEEEEEHKNDLGDGGEKSQRDEEKDVRHVDDDDEDSGRKNTTEEEETGADDELEDQGDDEERFNDEDGEKRKQGSASSQGEEEDERVDNKVWEGEEGSDEEEEGEEEEEQRSDEAGEEESDSDDSIISPQENRLKKIHIIPEEAAEDDDNDKSGSKTGSSDGDEFSEDDIENLLAPQEQTKKIGKDPKDDDKTKATCDYVEIFQVDNSTKTDQQSDSDEFDHFYD